In Synechococcus sp. CB0101, a genomic segment contains:
- the infB gene encoding translation initiation factor IF-2, protein MTSSGKVRIYELSKDLGLENKDVLDAAEKLAIAAKSHSSSISDDEAARIRSLIKSGGNGAKAAAAPAPAAPPQKAILSVKKAPSAPAPAAPQPPKPAASAPAAPVKPAAAPAAAKPPVAAPARPAAPAPAAAKPAPAPAKPAPAAAKPAAPAPRPAAPAPQAAKPVAPPARPAAPVAPPARPAAAKPAGAPPRPGAPAPGRPAPAIVSKAPACAPPARKPAPPSAAAPARPVAPPQRPAAAPARPGAPAPTRPGAGGGNKPQLVGRPQSGQGGSRPAPPSGRPSLSQRPGMPTRPGAPAPVRGAKPGTPPARPQVELVGKPIRRDLNSPAAGGNRPAPPTRPGVPGMRKPVAPGELMQLQKPGARPAAPPPRRPGAPAGAGAGAGAAGGDDAARPVATPPSAPRRPNFRAPQPPAGGRPRRPDWDDSAKLEALRSRSPQKQRQKVHIIGENDDALTAETGGFAGEQEAVVLQASLARPAKPRSAATAQRKPTAVARKRKKETTRQRQRRRAMELRAAREAKQQRPEMLVVPEGNLTVQELADRLGVDSSEIIKSLFFKGIIATVTQTLDLSAIETVSDEFGVPVLEDDVEAAAAKTVEMIEESDLAHLIRRPPVVTVMGHVDHGKTSLLDSIRKTRVTAGEAGGITQHIGAYQVEVPHAGEQRKITFLDTPGHEAFTAMRARGTKVTDVAVLVVAADDGVRPQTLEAISHARAAKVPIVVAINKIDKEGASPDRVKQELSSHELVAEDWGGNTVMVPVSAIKGENIDKLLEMILLVTEVEDLQANPDRMAKGTVIEAHLDKAKGPVATLLIQNGTLRTGDVLAAGPILGKVRAMVDDNGKRVKEAGPSYAVEALGFSEVPTAGDEFEVYPDEKAARAVVGDRATEARATRLAQQMASRRVSLASMSGQASEGELKELNLILKADVQGSVEAILGSLEQLPQEEVQVRVLLSAPGEVTETDVDLAAASGAVIVGFNTSMAPGAKRAADATGVDVRDYDVIYKLLEDIQMAMEGLLEPELVEESLGEAEVRAVFTIGKSAVAGCYVTNGKLQRNCKVRVWRGKEKVYEGDLDSLRRGKDDQKEVATGFECGIGCDRFANWQEGDRVEAYKLVTQRRTLST, encoded by the coding sequence ATGACCAGCAGCGGCAAAGTCAGGATTTACGAGCTGTCCAAGGACTTGGGCCTTGAGAACAAGGACGTGCTCGATGCCGCCGAGAAGCTCGCGATCGCCGCGAAGAGCCACAGCAGCTCCATCAGCGACGACGAGGCAGCTCGCATCCGCAGCCTGATCAAGAGCGGTGGCAACGGAGCCAAAGCCGCTGCAGCGCCAGCTCCCGCTGCGCCGCCCCAGAAAGCCATTCTTTCGGTGAAGAAAGCACCGTCGGCCCCGGCACCTGCTGCTCCCCAGCCCCCTAAACCAGCGGCCAGCGCTCCCGCCGCACCGGTGAAGCCGGCCGCCGCTCCTGCCGCCGCCAAGCCGCCGGTGGCTGCGCCGGCACGCCCCGCTGCGCCCGCTCCCGCTGCAGCCAAGCCTGCTCCGGCTCCAGCCAAGCCAGCTCCGGCCGCCGCCAAGCCCGCCGCTCCCGCGCCCCGACCCGCAGCGCCGGCTCCGCAGGCCGCCAAGCCTGTTGCCCCGCCCGCGCGCCCTGCAGCTCCCGTGGCACCGCCGGCACGGCCTGCCGCGGCCAAGCCCGCCGGCGCTCCCCCACGCCCCGGCGCACCGGCCCCTGGCCGCCCTGCCCCGGCGATCGTGTCGAAGGCCCCTGCTTGTGCTCCTCCAGCGCGCAAGCCCGCGCCCCCCAGCGCCGCCGCACCGGCCCGCCCCGTGGCCCCGCCGCAACGACCGGCTGCAGCGCCCGCACGCCCCGGCGCCCCCGCACCCACTCGGCCTGGTGCCGGCGGCGGCAACAAGCCCCAACTGGTGGGCAGGCCCCAGAGCGGCCAGGGCGGCAGCCGCCCGGCCCCTCCGTCGGGTCGCCCATCCCTCAGCCAGCGCCCCGGCATGCCCACCCGCCCGGGTGCCCCGGCACCGGTGCGTGGTGCCAAGCCCGGCACACCCCCCGCACGCCCCCAGGTGGAACTGGTGGGCAAACCGATCCGCCGCGATCTGAATAGCCCGGCCGCAGGCGGCAATCGCCCTGCGCCACCAACCAGGCCTGGCGTGCCCGGCATGCGCAAGCCGGTGGCTCCTGGCGAATTGATGCAACTGCAGAAGCCAGGTGCACGGCCAGCCGCACCACCACCGCGGCGTCCTGGTGCTCCTGCTGGAGCCGGTGCCGGTGCCGGAGCGGCCGGAGGTGATGACGCTGCCCGTCCAGTGGCAACGCCTCCAAGCGCACCACGTCGCCCCAACTTCCGGGCTCCGCAGCCGCCGGCCGGTGGGCGCCCGCGTCGCCCCGACTGGGACGACAGCGCCAAGCTGGAAGCGCTGCGCAGCCGCTCGCCGCAGAAGCAACGCCAGAAGGTCCACATCATCGGCGAAAACGATGATGCGTTGACCGCAGAAACCGGTGGTTTCGCCGGCGAACAGGAAGCCGTGGTGCTGCAGGCCTCACTGGCCCGCCCCGCCAAGCCGAGAAGCGCCGCTACCGCCCAGCGCAAGCCCACGGCTGTGGCCCGCAAGCGCAAGAAGGAAACCACCCGTCAGCGCCAGCGCCGCCGTGCGATGGAACTGCGCGCCGCCCGCGAGGCCAAGCAACAACGGCCCGAAATGCTGGTGGTGCCGGAGGGCAACCTCACCGTGCAGGAACTGGCCGATCGTCTGGGCGTCGACAGCTCCGAGATCATCAAGAGCCTGTTCTTCAAGGGCATCATCGCCACCGTCACCCAGACCCTCGATCTCTCCGCGATCGAGACGGTGTCAGATGAGTTCGGCGTGCCGGTGCTCGAAGACGACGTGGAGGCTGCTGCCGCCAAGACGGTGGAGATGATCGAAGAGAGCGATCTCGCTCACCTGATCCGCCGCCCACCCGTGGTGACCGTGATGGGCCACGTGGACCACGGCAAAACCAGTCTGCTCGACTCGATCCGCAAAACCCGCGTCACCGCTGGAGAAGCCGGGGGCATTACCCAGCACATCGGCGCTTATCAGGTGGAAGTGCCCCATGCCGGCGAGCAGCGGAAAATCACCTTCCTCGACACCCCGGGCCACGAGGCGTTCACCGCCATGCGTGCCCGCGGCACCAAGGTCACCGACGTGGCCGTGCTGGTGGTGGCCGCTGATGACGGCGTTCGTCCCCAGACCCTGGAGGCGATCAGCCACGCCCGCGCCGCCAAGGTGCCGATCGTGGTGGCGATCAACAAGATCGACAAGGAAGGCGCCTCTCCGGATCGGGTGAAGCAGGAACTGTCCTCCCACGAACTCGTGGCCGAGGACTGGGGCGGCAACACCGTGATGGTGCCGGTGAGCGCCATCAAGGGCGAAAACATCGACAAGCTGCTGGAGATGATCCTGCTGGTCACCGAAGTGGAAGACCTGCAGGCCAACCCCGACCGCATGGCGAAGGGCACCGTGATCGAGGCTCACCTCGACAAGGCCAAGGGTCCTGTGGCCACCCTGCTGATCCAGAACGGCACCCTGCGCACCGGCGATGTGCTGGCCGCAGGTCCGATCCTGGGCAAGGTGCGCGCCATGGTCGACGACAACGGCAAGCGCGTCAAAGAAGCCGGCCCCTCCTATGCGGTGGAGGCCCTGGGCTTCAGCGAAGTGCCCACCGCCGGTGATGAATTCGAGGTCTACCCCGACGAGAAAGCAGCCCGCGCCGTGGTGGGCGATCGCGCCACCGAGGCCCGCGCTACACGTCTGGCCCAGCAGATGGCCTCCCGCCGTGTGTCGCTGGCGTCGATGTCGGGTCAGGCCAGCGAAGGCGAGCTCAAGGAGCTCAACCTGATCCTCAAGGCCGACGTGCAGGGTTCGGTGGAGGCCATCCTCGGCTCCCTCGAACAGCTGCCACAGGAGGAGGTGCAGGTGCGGGTGCTGCTGTCGGCACCGGGCGAGGTCACCGAAACCGACGTGGATCTGGCGGCCGCCTCCGGCGCCGTGATCGTGGGCTTCAACACCTCGATGGCACCGGGCGCCAAGCGCGCCGCCGATGCCACCGGCGTGGATGTGCGCGATTACGACGTGATCTACAAGCTGCTCGAAGACATCCAGATGGCCATGGAAGGCCTGCTGGAGCCCGAGCTGGTGGAGGAGAGCCTCGGCGAGGCCGAAGTGCGCGCGGTGTTCACCATCGGCAAGAGTGCCGTGGCGGGCTGCTACGTCACCAACGGCAAGCTGCAGCGCAACTGCAAGGTGCGCGTCTGGCGCGGCAAGGAAAAGGTGTACGAGGGCGACCTCGACTCCCTGCGCCGCGGCAAGGACGACCAGAAGGAAGTGGCCACCGGCTTCGAGTGCGGCATCGGCTGCGATCGCTTCGCCAACTGGCAGGAAGGCGACCGCGTCGAGGCCTACAAATTGGTCACGCAGCGCCGCACACTGAGCACCTGA
- a CDS encoding low-complexity tail membrane protein, with product MNPARREPLLWLQLLGLAALPLEALLLLLVLAGADPGPFPGFERVLAWALGALAPAALFWRLPPDLWSLLLVQVPLRGRRPEQLRLSALQGTLPLKLIGAAGAGLLLPLLWWADASAGLAWAWSPFSASPRLVVLLVSVPLLALMLWQWQQLIQAVWMLTRPANLVDQTLPLTQDIAAETRLNAGLPLLLLAPLEIDAPTESPVSPQPEPTASVSEPTADASEAPLAAESEQDEAEAKEQVEIEAEVEAEPEPEPIEADLPEPSVQAEAPVQPEPDPDPSDDDPAASDAAVVDAGVAVTPEQAAEEDKGTNLDS from the coding sequence GTGAATCCGGCAAGACGCGAACCCCTGCTGTGGCTCCAGCTCCTGGGGCTAGCGGCCTTGCCGCTTGAGGCGCTGCTGTTGCTCTTGGTGCTGGCGGGCGCTGACCCAGGACCTTTTCCCGGTTTTGAACGGGTGCTCGCCTGGGCCTTAGGCGCGCTGGCACCAGCGGCTTTGTTCTGGCGACTGCCGCCCGACCTGTGGTCGCTGCTGCTGGTGCAAGTTCCTCTGCGGGGCCGGCGGCCCGAACAACTGCGCCTGAGCGCCCTTCAGGGAACGCTTCCGCTCAAGCTCATCGGAGCGGCGGGAGCGGGGCTGTTACTCCCCCTGCTGTGGTGGGCCGACGCCAGTGCAGGCCTGGCCTGGGCTTGGTCTCCGTTCTCCGCCAGCCCGCGGCTGGTGGTGCTGCTGGTGAGCGTGCCTCTGCTGGCGCTGATGCTCTGGCAGTGGCAACAGCTGATCCAAGCCGTGTGGATGCTCACCAGGCCCGCAAACCTGGTGGATCAAACCCTGCCGCTTACCCAAGACATCGCCGCAGAGACCCGCCTAAATGCCGGACTACCACTGCTATTGCTGGCCCCTCTGGAAATCGACGCACCCACCGAATCACCGGTTTCACCGCAGCCAGAACCCACCGCCAGCGTTAGTGAGCCAACAGCTGACGCCAGCGAAGCGCCTTTAGCCGCGGAATCTGAACAAGACGAAGCAGAAGCCAAAGAACAGGTTGAGATTGAGGCGGAGGTTGAAGCAGAACCCGAACCCGAACCGATCGAAGCGGATCTTCCTGAGCCATCCGTTCAAGCCGAGGCCCCCGTGCAACCCGAACCGGACCCTGATCCGTCGGATGACGATCCTGCAGCCTCAGACGCCGCTGTCGTCGATGCTGGGGTTGCGGTCACGCCAGAGCAAGCCGCCGAAGAGGACAAGGGCACCAACCTGGATTCCTAG
- a CDS encoding DUF3493 domain-containing protein: MAPQSREPIDPALRARLLQEAKTPWRGLRRGLWLAFTASAAVGLATMAMRASVGDAVALSDLGIQVGALVLFGGLLWRDRNPSIDDSGV, from the coding sequence ATGGCACCACAGTCCCGTGAGCCCATTGATCCGGCGCTACGCGCCCGCCTGTTGCAAGAGGCCAAAACACCCTGGCGCGGCCTGCGCCGTGGCTTGTGGTTGGCGTTTACGGCTTCAGCGGCTGTGGGTCTGGCCACCATGGCGATGCGGGCTTCCGTTGGCGATGCCGTGGCGCTCAGCGATCTAGGAATCCAGGTTGGTGCCCTTGTCCTCTTCGGCGGCTTGCTCTGGCGTGACCGCAACCCCAGCATCGACGACAGCGGCGTCTGA
- a CDS encoding phage integrase translates to MPPAVNRSALTLYSHRLVEDGCRFRLHASPEKSPYLYVREIVDGERLRQFSLAPLEWVAREDVISAYERCLAGHELGSWPEQEKTDASSSLSWSTLAEETIAWLQQRRPRSLGTYRTYLRQIGQLKGKPRTQALREWARQADPASRGYTVRIDTLARIRDWGSSLVNEALLSELRALRPSGKERRRTAREANRPRAIPSQEALQGWLDGIESRPLQWALAMVATYGLRPHEVFHLECLPDAEGWIQIGGAERTKTGFRPVMPAPLEWVERYGLRENLTGALPWTPQFDASGTCLNNQYLGGQLGRAMRLRLPALTVVAQASASAHRRATQEILQCVPYDLRHAWAIRLASDPAYAHISAETAAEMMGHSRDVHKEIYLFWITKDEIQRGIKARTQPIAA, encoded by the coding sequence ATGCCCCCTGCTGTGAACCGATCCGCCCTGACCCTCTACTCCCATCGCCTGGTGGAGGACGGCTGCCGCTTCCGCCTGCACGCCAGCCCGGAGAAGTCGCCCTATCTGTACGTGCGCGAGATCGTCGACGGCGAACGCCTGCGCCAGTTCTCACTGGCCCCGCTGGAGTGGGTTGCCCGGGAGGACGTGATCAGCGCCTATGAGCGCTGCCTGGCCGGCCATGAGCTTGGCAGCTGGCCAGAGCAGGAGAAGACCGACGCCAGTAGCAGTCTTAGCTGGAGCACCCTGGCCGAGGAAACGATCGCGTGGCTGCAGCAACGCCGCCCGCGCTCCCTGGGTACCTACCGCACCTACCTGCGCCAGATCGGCCAGCTCAAGGGCAAACCCCGCACCCAGGCCCTGCGGGAGTGGGCGCGCCAGGCCGATCCAGCCAGCCGGGGCTACACGGTGCGCATCGACACCCTGGCCCGCATCCGCGACTGGGGCTCCTCCCTGGTGAACGAAGCACTGCTCAGCGAACTCCGTGCCCTGCGCCCCAGCGGCAAGGAGCGGCGACGCACCGCCCGGGAGGCCAACAGGCCGCGGGCCATCCCCTCGCAGGAGGCCTTGCAGGGGTGGCTGGATGGAATCGAATCACGGCCGCTGCAATGGGCCCTGGCGATGGTGGCCACTTACGGCCTGCGCCCCCATGAGGTGTTTCACCTGGAGTGCCTGCCGGATGCGGAGGGCTGGATCCAGATCGGCGGCGCCGAGCGCACCAAAACCGGCTTTCGCCCGGTGATGCCCGCGCCGCTGGAGTGGGTAGAGCGCTACGGGCTGCGGGAGAACCTGACAGGGGCCCTGCCCTGGACCCCGCAGTTCGACGCCAGCGGCACCTGCCTCAATAACCAGTACCTGGGAGGGCAGCTGGGACGGGCCATGCGCCTACGGCTCCCTGCGCTCACGGTGGTGGCCCAAGCCAGCGCCAGCGCCCACCGCCGAGCCACCCAGGAAATCCTGCAATGCGTGCCCTACGACCTACGCCACGCCTGGGCCATTCGCCTGGCGTCCGATCCGGCCTATGCCCACATCTCAGCGGAGACAGCGGCCGAAATGATGGGCCACAGCCGTGATGTGCACAAAGAGATCTATCTCTTCTGGATCACCAAGGATGAGATTCAGCGGGGCATCAAAGCCCGCACGCAGCCGATCGCGGCGTGA
- a CDS encoding DUF429 domain-containing protein yields MALITTVGIDVGGERKGFHAVALTDGTTTDQLVTADVAALRDWCLNTHNALVIAIDAPCRWSHDGRMRACERELMRQGMHCFASPSRERAVQHPSNYYGWMFHGEALYQALEPSHPICTALPIPGEHCCFETFPHAITWHLRGGNAQAVKRHPLLVLRRHEIWSS; encoded by the coding sequence ATGGCGCTGATCACCACAGTGGGCATTGATGTAGGCGGCGAGCGCAAGGGCTTCCATGCGGTGGCTCTCACCGACGGCACCACCACCGACCAGCTGGTCACAGCCGACGTAGCAGCGCTTCGCGACTGGTGCCTGAACACCCACAACGCCCTGGTGATCGCCATCGATGCACCCTGCCGCTGGAGCCACGATGGACGCATGCGCGCCTGCGAGCGCGAGCTGATGCGGCAAGGGATGCACTGCTTCGCCTCACCCAGCCGCGAGCGGGCTGTGCAACACCCGAGCAACTACTACGGCTGGATGTTTCACGGTGAGGCGCTCTATCAGGCCCTGGAGCCCAGCCATCCGATCTGCACAGCCCTGCCGATACCTGGTGAGCACTGCTGCTTTGAAACCTTCCCCCATGCCATCACCTGGCACCTGCGGGGCGGCAATGCCCAGGCTGTCAAGCGACATCCGCTTTTGGTCCTCCGGCGACACGAAATCTGGTCCAGCTGA
- the istB gene encoding IS21-like element helper ATPase IstB: MSTNPRNRSTPITPPVPTEELEAMLTRLRLPAIRDRLDALLEEAARREMNLREALTWLCTAEVARKDQLRMEMALRLARFPYVRTLEAFDFEAQPSIDPAQIRELATCRWVANGDTLLLLGPPGVGKTHLAVALGREAVRLGHSVQYVGAMELITALAKAQAQHALEARLTQYAKTRLLIIDELGYLPLEPNAAYLFFQLISRCYQRGSVLITSNRPVMEWGEVFGDQVVATAILDRLLHHSHVLTIRGDSYRLKGKRRSGLIRPQAGGSSSQDSAGLQPPPPSEEA; this comes from the coding sequence ATGAGCACCAACCCGCGCAACCGATCCACACCCATCACGCCACCGGTGCCGACCGAGGAGCTGGAGGCGATGCTTACCCGCCTGCGGCTACCGGCCATCCGCGATCGCCTCGATGCGCTCCTGGAGGAGGCGGCAAGGCGGGAGATGAACCTGCGTGAGGCGCTGACCTGGCTCTGCACAGCTGAGGTGGCTCGCAAGGACCAGCTGCGGATGGAAATGGCGCTGCGGCTGGCGCGCTTTCCGTATGTGCGGACGCTGGAGGCATTTGATTTCGAGGCTCAGCCGTCGATCGATCCGGCCCAAATCCGCGAGCTGGCCACCTGCCGTTGGGTGGCCAACGGCGACACCTTGCTACTGCTCGGACCGCCGGGTGTGGGTAAGACCCACTTGGCCGTGGCACTGGGCCGGGAGGCGGTGCGGCTCGGTCACAGCGTCCAGTACGTCGGTGCGATGGAGCTGATCACAGCCCTGGCCAAAGCCCAGGCGCAGCACGCCCTGGAAGCAAGGCTGACGCAGTACGCCAAAACCCGGCTGCTGATCATCGATGAGCTCGGCTACCTGCCGCTTGAGCCGAACGCGGCCTATCTGTTCTTCCAGCTGATCTCCCGCTGCTACCAGCGCGGCAGCGTGTTGATCACCTCCAACCGCCCCGTCATGGAGTGGGGCGAGGTGTTTGGTGATCAGGTGGTTGCCACGGCAATCCTCGATCGGCTGCTGCACCACAGCCACGTGCTGACGATCCGGGGCGACAGCTACCGGCTCAAAGGGAAACGTCGCAGCGGTCTCATCCGCCCGCAGGCGGGCGGTTCCTCCTCACAGGACAGCGCTGGCCTACAGCCACCGCCGCCCAGTGAGGAGGCCTGA
- the istA gene encoding IS21 family transposase, translating into MAAEMPVQTPQDVEAMQRLSAAGWGRRRIARELGCSPETVRKYLRQGGWQPYGKPCRTSVLDGQREWLRQRFLAHRGNADVLRQELASEKGIKVSLRTVERAVEPWRRELRNAAVATVRFETPPGRQLQADFGQCVVRIGGERVRVHLAVLTLGYSRRLLVRAFRSEKQDHWLSTLEEGFRHWGGVPQEVLVDNARALVSQHDPERQILVFAQRLEQFASYWGFKPRACRPYRARTKGKDERGVAYVKRNAMAGREFSSWAELEAHLVRWTREVADLRVHGTTGEAPLERFMRAEAQALQPLEAKPSFLAERELVRVVHSDCCVEVEANWYSAPQALIRQRVSVLVRDQQVLIRHGGRIVAEHRRQRPGSRSRQVIDGHWDGLVPQRQRREAVRSLRDTSERCDQEQEQEQERRMVRSSELARPLAVYAELIGEVAA; encoded by the coding sequence ATGGCTGCGGAGATGCCGGTGCAGACCCCTCAGGATGTGGAGGCGATGCAGCGGCTTTCGGCAGCAGGCTGGGGCCGTAGACGGATTGCCCGGGAACTGGGCTGTTCGCCGGAGACGGTGCGCAAGTACCTACGGCAGGGTGGCTGGCAGCCCTATGGCAAGCCCTGCCGCACCTCGGTTCTCGATGGTCAACGGGAGTGGCTGCGGCAGCGATTTCTGGCCCACCGCGGCAATGCCGACGTGCTGCGGCAGGAGTTGGCCAGTGAGAAGGGAATCAAGGTGAGCCTGCGCACGGTGGAGCGTGCGGTTGAGCCATGGCGGCGTGAGCTGCGCAACGCAGCTGTGGCGACGGTGCGGTTTGAGACGCCACCGGGCCGGCAGCTGCAGGCGGACTTTGGCCAGTGCGTGGTGCGTATTGGCGGCGAGCGGGTGCGGGTGCACCTGGCGGTGCTCACCTTGGGATACTCCAGGCGACTGTTGGTGCGGGCGTTCCGCAGCGAGAAGCAGGACCACTGGCTCTCAACCCTGGAGGAGGGGTTCCGGCACTGGGGCGGTGTGCCTCAGGAGGTGCTCGTGGATAACGCTCGCGCCCTGGTGAGTCAGCACGATCCGGAACGACAGATCCTGGTGTTTGCCCAGCGGCTTGAGCAGTTCGCCAGCTACTGGGGGTTCAAGCCCCGCGCCTGCCGGCCGTACCGGGCCAGGACGAAAGGCAAAGACGAACGTGGGGTGGCGTACGTCAAACGCAACGCCATGGCCGGGCGGGAGTTCAGCAGCTGGGCGGAGCTGGAGGCCCATCTGGTGCGCTGGACCCGTGAGGTCGCTGACCTGAGGGTGCATGGCACCACGGGTGAGGCGCCGCTGGAGCGGTTTATGCGCGCAGAAGCCCAGGCCTTGCAGCCGCTGGAGGCCAAGCCGTCCTTCTTGGCAGAGCGGGAGCTGGTGCGCGTTGTGCACAGCGACTGCTGCGTGGAAGTGGAAGCGAACTGGTATTCGGCGCCGCAGGCGCTGATCCGCCAGCGGGTGAGCGTGCTGGTGCGCGATCAACAGGTTCTGATCCGCCATGGCGGCAGGATCGTGGCTGAGCACAGGCGTCAGCGGCCTGGTAGCCGTAGCCGCCAGGTGATCGACGGCCATTGGGATGGCCTGGTGCCGCAACGGCAGCGGCGCGAGGCGGTGCGTTCGCTGCGGGACACCAGCGAGCGTTGTGATCAAGAACAGGAGCAAGAGCAGGAGCGGCGCATGGTTCGCAGCTCTGAACTGGCCCGGCCTCTGGCCGTCTATGCCGAGCTGATCGGTGAGGTAGCGGCATGA
- a CDS encoding DUF429 domain-containing protein, which yields MLKQAGINLTRLTSIDLVDAALCALTAHVAASGGPYHLYGEETEGVIVVPAAVSALSADRSPKPIVNVASAAQALEGAPGMPTASGSLASRRTGWAEAAAAGPGKGLMDAPSNSRFDHEEWQW from the coding sequence TTGCTCAAGCAAGCAGGCATCAACCTCACACGCCTGACAAGCATCGACCTGGTGGACGCTGCTCTCTGCGCCCTCACAGCCCATGTGGCCGCCAGCGGGGGGCCGTATCACCTGTATGGCGAAGAGACGGAAGGAGTCATCGTGGTTCCAGCGGCTGTTTCTGCCTTGTCCGCCGACAGATCTCCAAAACCCATCGTGAACGTGGCTTCGGCGGCTCAAGCGTTGGAGGGTGCGCCTGGCATGCCCACGGCGTCCGGATCCCTTGCCTCGCGTCGCACCGGATGGGCAGAGGCAGCAGCGGCTGGTCCAGGCAAAGGCCTCATGGATGCCCCCAGCAACAGCCGCTTTGACCACGAGGAGTGGCAGTGGTGA
- a CDS encoding type I restriction-modification system subunit M — protein sequence MNPSAQLPGIETGQADERKDDFMGALAALGGSAGNGRLRSILEWDEDTYEAVRSDLVSTGMVVPGRGRGGSVALNDGSTGDQAAASSKPASRRSRMSKEPTTASSFDQAFRAIDDCLRKEAGCGTELDYTEQTSWLLFLKYLDGLEDDRAAMALLEGRSYTPILEEPYRWNSWAAPKNADGQLDHNASLTGDDLRDFVNQRLFPYLEQFKQRASGPNTIEYKIGEIFGEIRNKISSGYNLREIIDVIDGLRFRSQAEKHELSMLYEEKIKRMGNAGRNGGEYYTPRPLIRAIVQVINPQIGETVYDPAVGSAGFLCEAFEYMRKGGASGRELSTEDLDTLQTRTFTGKEKKSLAYVIAIMNMILHGIEAPKIIHANTLTENLSDVQERDRFDVILANPPFGGSERKEVQQNFPIRSGETAFLFLQHFIRMLRAGGRAGVVIKNTLLSNSDNASVALRQKLLEECNLHTVLDCPGGTFQGAGVKTVVLFFEKGAPTQKVWFYQLDPGRNLGKTNPLHDRDLAEFVELQKNFADSPKSWSLDVADVDPQTFDLSVKNPHAAQAVAHRSPQEIMAEIAALDAEGALALNKIRGLL from the coding sequence TTGAACCCCTCTGCCCAGCTCCCAGGCATCGAGACGGGACAAGCCGATGAACGGAAGGACGACTTCATGGGCGCCCTGGCCGCACTTGGCGGATCGGCCGGGAACGGTCGCCTGCGCAGCATCCTGGAGTGGGATGAAGACACCTATGAGGCGGTGCGATCGGATCTGGTAAGCACTGGCATGGTTGTTCCCGGGCGCGGGCGCGGAGGTTCGGTGGCCTTGAACGACGGGAGCACTGGCGATCAGGCCGCTGCCTCATCCAAGCCCGCATCCAGACGATCTCGCATGTCCAAGGAGCCAACAACAGCGAGCAGCTTCGATCAGGCCTTCCGCGCCATCGACGACTGCCTGCGCAAGGAAGCGGGCTGCGGCACCGAACTCGACTACACCGAGCAGACCTCCTGGCTGCTGTTCCTCAAATACCTCGATGGCCTGGAGGACGACCGGGCCGCCATGGCCCTGCTTGAGGGTCGCAGCTACACCCCGATCCTGGAGGAGCCCTACCGCTGGAACAGCTGGGCGGCGCCCAAGAATGCCGATGGCCAGCTGGATCACAACGCCTCGCTCACAGGCGACGACCTGCGCGATTTCGTGAATCAGCGGTTGTTTCCCTACCTGGAGCAGTTCAAGCAGCGCGCCAGTGGGCCCAACACGATTGAGTACAAGATCGGTGAGATCTTCGGGGAGATCCGCAACAAAATCTCCAGCGGCTACAACCTGCGCGAAATCATCGATGTGATCGATGGCCTGCGCTTCCGCTCCCAGGCCGAGAAGCACGAGCTCTCGATGCTCTACGAGGAGAAGATCAAGCGGATGGGCAACGCCGGCCGCAACGGCGGCGAATACTACACGCCCCGGCCGCTGATCCGCGCCATCGTGCAGGTGATCAACCCACAGATCGGCGAAACCGTCTACGACCCTGCCGTTGGCTCCGCAGGCTTTCTCTGCGAAGCGTTCGAATACATGCGCAAAGGCGGGGCTTCAGGCCGTGAGTTGAGCACAGAAGATCTGGACACACTGCAGACCCGCACCTTCACCGGCAAGGAAAAGAAGAGCCTCGCCTATGTGATCGCGATCATGAACATGATCCTGCATGGGATCGAAGCACCCAAGATCATCCATGCCAACACGCTCACCGAAAACCTGAGCGATGTGCAGGAGCGGGATCGTTTTGACGTAATCCTCGCCAACCCTCCGTTCGGCGGCAGCGAACGCAAGGAGGTGCAGCAGAACTTCCCGATCCGCTCAGGGGAAACAGCCTTCCTGTTTCTTCAACACTTCATCCGCATGTTGCGGGCCGGCGGCCGCGCCGGCGTGGTGATCAAGAACACCTTACTCTCCAACTCAGATAATGCTTCTGTGGCCCTGCGCCAAAAGCTGCTGGAAGAGTGCAACCTGCACACCGTGCTCGATTGCCCCGGCGGCACCTTCCAGGGAGCAGGTGTGAAAACGGTGGTGCTGTTCTTCGAGAAGGGAGCACCAACCCAAAAGGTTTGGTTCTACCAGCTCGATCCAGGACGCAACCTCGGCAAGACAAACCCGCTCCACGATCGCGATCTGGCCGAGTTCGTGGAGCTGCAGAAGAACTTCGCAGATTCACCCAAGAGCTGGAGTCTTGATGTGGCGGACGTGGATCCGCAGACGTTTGATCTGTCGGTGAAGAATCCACACGCCGCCCAGGCCGTTGCCCACCGAAGTCCTCAGGAGATCATGGCGGAGATTGCCGCGCTGGATGCGGAAGGCGCGTTGGCACTGAACAAGATCAGGGGGCTGTTGTGA